A DNA window from Vigna angularis cultivar LongXiaoDou No.4 chromosome 1, ASM1680809v1, whole genome shotgun sequence contains the following coding sequences:
- the LOC128195163 gene encoding uncharacterized protein LOC128195163, whose amino-acid sequence MNSLLAATHKMRILQTPFKWCLEIVDPLEVNLKLLKKMVRRWVPHHQSFRVSQHLVPFNVQDVFMTLGLGVGGLDVPFDESVVGKVGESFNSKCTKLKDLIDMFNVLVGNDDSEVDVVCRLYVLVCFVVFFFPRKARYVSNMPCLVLDDLDSLSSYDWSSAVHKYLVDSLNRCNKKLLSGWIADSLSISGNAVVLQLWAYDRLGLHDDCSAKEFPRVQFDWYLSENDCLNPIIRRAFNLDEGLRREGSKREEKPAENEYGENWLLATLEKLRTNNARIRKVRDEIAAVRKVLGGRLKYRKVEQSPSFHEQPVDEKDEEPADEEDEQAANDKPASTTVEEDEQAADDKPASTTVEEEERVPLHHAELLTDIGDGVHHGEGDVVVQPFCSGPEGVGHVEGEDEEPASTMVVQEEGVAGDHPIVVIDVGDGVDDVVDLDMLYHAVTRRDIPRRYVSEIMYNSTMFMYFEKRLTGVIKRIVFSPMFGTHVLHDYRKRPVNQHVWQLLDYQPYFRYDLVRLQALLSADWVFIPIVSDGHWWCYALKVCTFQFYVIDSLANGIKGRCRIDRSIAQNIQRFWGLLTDKLEESKCPLLVQKANIPVQPNTYDCGVIMMKAIEIWDGEEKYDGKSMPDYTNEELAAFRKKYVCDWILDEDNVRRLETLQHFGLLWSEFIHYLIREWDRIRVARTLCFDDCMKELAKAGVGRQYWGYVIDYSDAVIAYD is encoded by the exons ATGAACTCGTTACTGGCAGCAACACATAAGATGCGCATTTTACAAACTCCGTTTAAGTGGTGTTTAGAAATTGTAGATCCTTTAGAGGTGAAcctaaaattgttgaaaaagatGGTTCGTCGATGGGTTCCCCACCATCAGTCGTTTAGAGTTAGCCAACATCTGGTGCCTTTCAATGTGCAAGATGTGTTCATGACTTTAGGGTTAGGAGTAGGGGGTTTGGATGTTCCTTTTGATGAATCAGTTGTGGGTAAAGTTGGTGAATCCTTTAATTCAAAATGTACGAAATTGAAAGACCTCATAGATATGTTCAATGTGCTTGTAGGTAATGATGATAGTGAGGTAGATGTGGTGTGTCGCTTGTATGTATTAGTTTGTTTTGTGGTGTTCTTTTTTCCTAGGAAGGCAAGATATGTGTCGAACATGCCTTGTTTAGTCTTAGATGACTTAGACAGTTTGTCTAGTTATGATTGGAGTAGTGCTGTACATAAATATCTTGTAGATAGTCTAAATAGATGTAATAAGAAACTACTTTCTGGATGGATTGCTGATTCATTGAGCATAAGTGGGAATGCTGTTGTTTTGCAG CTTTGGGCGTATGATCGGCTTGGTTTGCATGATGATTGTTCTGCCAAGGAATTTCCGCGC GTACAATTTGATTGGTACCTCAGTGAGAATGATTGTTTAAATCCCATCATACGTCGTGCTTTCAATTTGGATGAGGGATTGAGGCGTGAAGGTTCCAAGCGTGAAGAAAAACCAGCTGAAAATGAATATGGTGAAAATTGGCTATTAGCCACTTTGGAAAAACTGAGAACAAACAACGCCAGGATAAGAAAAGTCAGAGATGAAATTGCGGCTGTTAGGAAG GTACTTGGTGGTCGTCTAAAGTATCGAAAGGTGGAACAATCTCCTTCATTTCATGAACAACCTGTAgatgaaaaagatgaagaacctgcagatgaagaagatgaacaagCTGCAAATGACAAACCTGCTTCTACAActgttgaagaagatgaacaagCTGCAGATGACAAACCTGCTTCTACAactgttgaagaagaagaacgagtACCCCTTCACCATGCAGAACTTTTGACTGACATTGGCGATGGTGTTCATCATGGCGAAGGAGATGTCGTTGTACAACCATTTTGTTCAGGTCCTGAAGGTGTTGGTCATGTTGAAGGTGAGG ATGAAGAACCAGCTTCTACAATGGTTGTACAAGAAGAAGGAGTAGCTGGTGATCATCCAATAGTTGTCATTGACGTTGGCGATGGTGTTGATGATG TGGTGGATTTGGATATGTTGTACCACGCAGTTACGCGAAGAGACATTCCACGGAG GTACGTCTCTGAAATTATGTACAACT CAACAATGTTCATGTACTTTGAAAAAAGGTTGACTGGAGTCATAAAGAGGATTGTATTCAGTCCTATGTTTGGG ACCCATGTCCTGCACGACTATAGGAAACGACCAGTGAATCAACATGTGTGGCAACTTCTTGACTACCAGCCATATTTTCGATACGATCTGGTTCGACTTCAGGCCTTATTGTCTGCTGATTGG GTGTTCATCCCAATTGTAAGTGATGGTCATTGGTGGTGTTATGCACTGAAGGTCtgcacttttcagttttatgTCATAGACTCACTTGCCAATGGTATCAAAGGACGTTGTCGGATTGATAGAAGCATT GCTCAAAATATTCAACGCTTTTGGGGTTTGTTGACGGATAAACTTGAAGAATCTAAGTGTCCTTTGTTAGTTCAGAAAGCCAACATCCCAGTCCAACCAAACac ATACGATTGTGGTGTAATCATGATGAAAGCTATTGAAATTTGGGATGGAGAGGAGAAATATGATGGGAAAAGCATGCCTGATTATACAAAT GAAGAGTTGGCTGCGTTTAGGAAAAAGTATGTATGTGACTGGATCCTGGACGAGGACAACGTGCGAAGATTGGAGACGCTGCAACATTTTGGATTACT ttGGAGTGAGTTTATTCATTACC TCATAAGGGAATGGGACAGGATTAGGGTGGCCCGAACATTGTGTTTTGATGACTGCATGAAGGAACTGGCTAAGGCAGGGGTGGGAAGGCAGTATTGGggttatgtaatcgattacagtgacgCTGTAATTGCTTACGATTGA